The stretch of DNA CTTGATTCTTTCTCTTCTGGttgcacatcttttttttttttttttttttttaaagatatagcAGTTTATTAAAAAGAGTATATGGATATCCACCAGTAAGTGACATAATTGATAAAAGAGGACCCATAACATCACCGATTCTCCTATTACTCCATGAAACTACTCCATGCATTGATTTAGAAGGGACCTTGGTTTGCAGGGTGCACAGGTTGCTTCACATCATAGAATATATAACACATAGGAGCAGTAATTTCATAGAATCTGAACAATTGGCACCACTGCTACTCATATCTTAACTGGTAGAAGCTAGCTGGCTTTTTATAACTGATCAACTATTGTGAGAAGCTGTTGACTCTCCATGGGTtgtttgaatatttgttttttctttttttgagactgggtctggcttttttgcccaggctggaatgcagtggcatgatctcggctcactgcaacttctgcctcctgggctcaagtcatcgtCCCACCTCAGAGTCCTGAGTAGTTGggagggactacaggtgcatgccaccacgcccggctaatatttgtattttttttagtagagatggggtttcgccatggtggtcaggctggtctcaaattcctgaccgcaggtgatccaaccgccttggcctcccaaagtgctgggattacaggcatgagccaccgtgcccggccacggccagctactttttgtattttcagcagagacaaggtttcacctggtggtcaagctggtcttgaactcctgacctcaggtgatctacccaccttggcctcccaaagtgctgggattataggcgtgagtcactgcacccggtcaGCTGACTCCTGTGTATTTTTCAACACTCAGAATGTCTCTCCCCACCACCTCAAGAACTCACAAATGGGCTAATCCCACCCACTTCACACTATTTGCATTTTCATGGTAACATTGTTTCACCTCTATCACAACTAACCCACACCACTTTGCATATTTGTGATAACTAACCCACACCACTTTGTATATCTGTGATAACCAACCCACATCATTTATATGTCTGCCCCAGCTCCAAGACATTGGAAGGTCTTGGGGTCAGAAACTCTTGAGATTTACTGTTATATCCTGAAAGCctaacatacaataaaatgcaaatttccggcctgtgtggtggttcacacctgtaatcccagcactttgggaggctgagttgggcggatcacttgaggtcgggagtttgagaccagcatggataacatggtgaaacccaatctctaccaaaaatacaaaaattagctgtgcatggtagtgggcaactgtaatcccagctattcaggaggctgaggcaggagaatcacttgaacctggggaggtggaagttatggtgagccaagattgtgccactgcgttccagcctgggtgaaagagggagacttctcttcaaaaaaaaaaaaaaaaaaaaaagtcaaagtaaaTTACCAATAGCAGTAGcattaaaaaaaaccccaagtATGGTGGAATTAATGCAATAAGAGATATGTAAGACTTGTATGTGGAAACTAAAAACTTCAGCAGGATCTTGGGAAACTCAACAAGCTGATTCCAAAATtgatatggaaatgcaaagagcCAAGAACCTcccgaaaacaaaacaaaacaaagaaaactaagtaGGAAGATGTGCTTTACCACATATCAACTTCTTAGAGTAACTGGAACAGTTTGGTGTCAGCACAAGGATAAACAAAGAAACCAGTGGGATAGAATAGAAAGTTCAGAAACAGATCTATTCAGATATGCACACTCACTTTATGACAGAGATGGTGCTGTAGAGCACAGAAAAAACAGGTTTAAAACAAGCATTacacataaaaaatattaaatttaaactaaaaattaatctTCCTCAAAAGACATCATTTTGAGACTAAAAAGGGAAGCCATATAACAGAACATTTTGCTTGACACATAATTGACAGAACACTTGCATTCATAATATgaaaagaattacaaaagaaaacaacaagcAAAGGACAACCCAAGGGAAAACTGGGTAAAAGACTTGAGCAATTCATCAAAAAGGAAATCTTAAAAGGCCCCCAAATACGAAAAAGTACTTAACCTTATTGGCaattaggaaaatgcaagttaaaaaccCCATTAGAAAGGTTAAAATTAAAAGGTCTGACACCACCAATCATAGGCTGGGATACAGGGCAACAGGAACCAGATTGCTGTTAGGCAAGTAAAGTGCTGCAATcaccttggaaaacagtttggagttACCTAAGAAAGTTGAAGATAGGTAGCCCTGTGGCCCAGCAATTCAAGAGAAATGTGTACATGTGGTCACCAGGAAGGCAAGTGCAAAAATGTTGATAGCAGCATGATTCACCATACCTGTAGTTCCAAACTGAAACTTTAATGTTCATAAATTCAATGTTCGTAAGTACCAGCATGATTACATCATGTTCTATTCATATGACAGAATTCTATACtgcaatgaaaatgaaataactgTAGCCTCACGAGAACATAATTGAATTTCACAATGTTaagcagaaaagaatgttagtCACAAAAGAatatctaggctgggcatggtggctcatgcctgtaatcccagcactttgggaggtcaaggtggatgggtcatttgaggtcaggagtccaaggccagcctggccaacatggtgaaaccccgtctctactaaaaacacaaaaattagctgggcatggtggtgcacgcctgtaatcctagctactcaggaagctgaagcagaagaatcatgtgaacctagtaggcagaggttgcagtgaaccgagattgtgcctaggcaacagagagaggctctgcctcaaaaaaaaaaaaaaaaaagaaaagggaaaaaatcaaGAACAGGCAGAACTAGACTACAGTTTTTAGGAATTCATAGTTAGGtggtcaaagaaagaaaagaaagtgactAAAGTCAGGAAAATGATTACCTTTGGGGCTAGTGAGACACCTGTGAATGAAGGGGCATGTGAGGATCTTCTGGGGTGTGGACAAGCTTATATTTCTGGACAGTGGTTAAATGGTTGTATTTCATAAGAGTATGTGGAGCTGTACAATTGTGTTTTTATGTacttaacattattattattagttaacTCCTTATATTCATAGCAGCATCTTATACCCAGGGATGGGTGACAAGCAAATTATAAGGATTGAATGCCTTGTGACCCTTAACtgtaaataatagaaaacacAACCCAAATTGGCTTAGGCCAAAAAAGGTAACCTATTGGGTAATATCAATTAAAGAGTGAGGGGGTGGGCATGCCGGCTTCAGATAAGGCTTAGAGCTCATACAATGTGACCAGGTGTTGGGTTCTTTTTATGTCTCAGGTTCTCTTTCTTGTGTTGGCTAAATCTTCCATTGGTTCTTTCCTTTTGTATCCCAGATAACTGCCAGTAaatccctgggattacaggtttccTTTTTTAGGTCCAGCAGGAAAGAAAAACTTTGTTCTTCCCATAGTTCAATCAAAACCTCTTGTATTTAGTCTTACCCCTGATTGGCCCAATGTGGCTCACGGGTCCTTCCCTGGACTAAGCACTAAGGGAGAAAGGATAAACTGGTGGATCCCATTCCTGGTCCGTGGCCAACAGACCATCTGTTTATTCAAGGTTCAAGTTGGTATCTGAAAGAAGAACAGGAGAAGAAGAATAGTGAGGAGGTAGCTAACAAATGTCTATGACAATCAATGTccattttatttaattgaatATCATCACACATAAACAACAACACACAATTTTGCACTACTCCCTACCTCAGGCTTAATCAGAACCAAGGCAAAGAAAGTAGCTGAGTAGAACAGAGGGACCAGTTGAGCTAAAATCTGAGAACAACAgcaaaaatgcaatttttttctgcCAATGTTAGTGATTCTAAACAATCACAGGTGCTCAGATTGATGAAAAGCAAAGCTGGCTTGTCAGATTGGATCTTCTTTAGAGATATTTTGAGGTGAACTGAGAAAATCTGTGTATTGACTGGGCAGTAGAGGATTTAGAGAACTATACTCCATTTTCTTAGGTACGGTAATGGTAATTGGTAAAAGTTTTAGAAGCAGCAGGTTGGAGTATTTAGGAGTGAATTGTGTTGATGTCTGTGGCTCTCTAAAATAGCTTagcaaaagacacacacacataggtaaacaaaacatgcaaaaattaccAATTGTTGAATCTAGATTGTATGCATACGGGTGatcattaaaatattcttttaattctttatgTTTGAAACTCTTAAAATGTTggggaaataaaaaatgttttcagaaaaatctaaaaattccaaacaaacaaaaaagctgacTTATTTCTATGCTTTCTCTTCTTATAGTCTCAGGTATTAGTTCCGTaccagggagaaagaaagaaatttattttggtgTTAAAACAATATAAGTTCTATTGCTGTTTTCAATTATCCACGAAAAGTGTTTATTCAGCACCAGCTATGAGTATGAATCACTTAGTGTTAATATAAAGTTACAATTTAATCTTTATCACCCTATTAGAGAATAATAAAAGTTGACAACCAAATACTACAGACAGAAGGAAGGGAactaggccaggtgctgtggttcatgcctgtaatcccagcactttgggaggctgaggtgggtggatcacttgagcccagaccagcctgggcaacatggcaataccTTGTCTCAACACGAAAATTAGCTGGTgcggtggcgtatgcctgtagtcttagctgctcaggaggctgaggtgggaggactgcttgaccctgtctcggaaaaaaaaaaaaaaaaaaaaaaaaaaggaggggaaacTCTTGAGGACTTTGTACCTCATAGTACAGAAGGTAAGATTAAACACCATAGGTTTTGATTGAGCCACATTGGGCCAATCAGGGGTAAGACTAAACACCAGAGGTTTTGATTGAACCATGAGAAGAGCAAAGTTTCTCTTTCCTGCTAGACCTAAAAAAggaaacctgtaatcccagggattTACTGGCAGCTATCTGGgatacaaaaagaaagaaccaaTGGAAGATTTAGCCAACACAAGAAAGAGAATGTGAGACATAAAAAGAATCCAGGACCTGGTCACAGTGTAAGAGCTGTAAGCCTTATCTGAATATTGCATACATAATATTGAGGTACAAAGAATTTTAGCAcacatcatttcatttatttttcacaacaaCCCTGCGAAGTAGATACTATCaccatccctattttacagacaaTAAATGGAGGTGTTCTTAAGTTACATACACTTGGCACAGGGTCCCATAGTTAACAGATAGGAGGCATCTGAATGGAAGAGTAAATCTCtcctcatatactgctggtgggaatgtaaaatgatgcagctgctttggaagactatttggcagttcctcaaaaagcgaaaccatagagttaccatatgacccagcaattctaccaGGACAAATGAAAACGTGTCCACACAacaacttgtacatgaatgttcgtAACAGCATTACTCATAAACgtcaaaaagtggaaataactcaagtgtccatcaactcatgaatgaataaacaaaacatgatatatctatctatacaatggaattttatctggcaagaaaagaaaattaagtaccAATACATGCTACACATGCATGGACCTAAAagattatgttaagtaaaataaaccagacataaaatactacatattgtATAATCCCCTTTATATGACATGTCCAGAACATGCAAATCTGACAGAAAGATTAGTGATTGCAGAACGATTAATGATTGCTTAGGGCTGGGACAAGAAGGTAAGTAACTGCTAATGGATATGGGTTTTCTTTTCCACAGCGGGAGGTTATGATGAAATGTTCcgaaattgattgtggtgatggttgtacaactctgcaaatatactaaaaaccactgagttGTACACTTTTAAACAGGTGGATTATATGTCAAATAagctgtgtgtatatatatatacacacacacatatatacatgaaaaATAGAGTGAACCTCCCTTTACTGCATAATGTTGCCTAACAAAactatagttttccttgtagagttGGCTCTCAAAATCAAACCAGGAGGGTAGCCAGGTTGAATGGCTTCTATATATTATCTAGACTCTTCTAATTAGGAAGTTGATTATTGAATTAGATATCTTTGAATATCTGGTTGTttgaattggataaagaaaacctcAAAGTGCCCAGAAAACATTAGGAACAAAAAAGTGTGTGAATAAATGAAGACATGAAAATTCTCCCTCATACTCCCAGTGTTGGCTATCCATGGTTCTTTGGATTTTGGCCCCATCATGTGAAATCTGTTATATGATATTCTCTAGATTTAGAAGGCAATGCATAATAAACTGGCCATCAGTTGTCTGCGGATTTGCAACAGAAGACTATTTCTATGTGACTATTAGCAATAGTTGGCTGTATCAGGAATTCAGGAGCGAGCCTTTTGGAATGGCTAGAACTGGAACATATATGCACTCTTTCAAACTTTGTGCTGACTTCCTCCTCAATGTTGGATGCATTTAGACAGGAAGGAAGATAATCTTTCGATTCCTGAATAGTCTGCCATTGGGCAGTTATAAACACACCACTTCTTTCCTTCCAGCACCCTGGGCAAGTTCCTTTTATGACCAAGCTGTGGTATTTAGACATTTTCTTCCAGGTGCTTAATGACAAATTTAGCTCCTGGCTTTTCCTGATTCGGGTGGGTTTGGGTGCCTCTAGAAAGTACTTCCTCTACACTTGATTGAGCTCTTTTATTTGAGCTGCCCTCTCTTCACCCGGCCCACCCCCACGTCTTTTTTCTTTTGCGtttctttttagttctgtttGATTACCTGCTTCTGGCAATGTGGAGCTTTCCCATAACTGGATTAGCAGCACTATAATAGCAGTAACCCTTTCATTACCAGAGTAATTTTCTTTACTTGTTTTGAACTTCAGCATTTACAGGCAGCTGCTATTAAGTTAAAAGGTAAAAAGACATGTGACTTCTTCCTGCTTTTACAAGTCCAGAATACTCATAGTGAGGGTTACAGGGCTTTGAAGCCATTTTCCCcgctttaaaaaaaggaaaggtaaGAGCTGAAGTAGGCCTCTCCTCCATTTAAAACACAAATccagttagagaccagcctgaccaacatggagaaaccccatctctagtaaaaacacaaaattagcccggtgtggtggcacatggctgtaatcccagctactcgggaggctgaggcaggagaactgcttgaacccaggaggcggaggttgtggtaagccaagatcacaccactgcactccagcctgggcaacaagagtgaaactcccatctcaaaaacaaacaaacaaacaaaaaaccacgcAAATCCAGCAACCATACTTCTTGTAAGAATCACATTTTCAGGATTCTGCCATTTATACAAGAATAACAAATCAAGTTAGAATTTAGTGTTATGTTCATTTTGACTTCTTTGTAATCTGTTTCTGGCCTTAGGTTTTCTTGACTCAGTCAGatgcaaagtttttaaaacagGGAGGGGATCAAGGGATAAGGTCTTGCTATCTTGGTCCATTTCCTATTCCAGTCATTATTCATGTGGCCTCTGTACTTTTTTTACTTACTAGGCTAGATAAAGAGACTCACGAACTGCCTCCCTGGTATGTAACAGGCTTAATGACTATGGTGAAGTAGTCTGAGGCACCTGGATGAAAGGTGGTTATAGTGAGTTATGTACACAATTCCCACACATTTTAAACACTTGATTCCTACAGAGCTTTCAAACTAATGGAAGGCAAGTTACTCTGAGTTTGGTTGACTGATACCTCCAGGGGTTGCATTTTCTAAATACAGAGCTGGCTTTCACAATTTTAGCAAGATACAAGAGTGTTCAGAATTGGGGGTTTACCATTCAAAGAACAGAGGCCAGAGACTTGAATTTTCAAGGAGGGTCCTCAACACAGACATCGAGATTACAGTACATTAATTTCTCTTGCACATGAAGAAGTTGAGGCTTCACAATTTCAGCATGACCCTGTATAGTTGCAACATCTTACCCATCACTGGGTGTGTATCTTCCACTGGCTCTTTCAACATCTAAGGCCAGGCTAGGTTCTCATAGCAACTGGCTCCCCAGGAACTAACGAAAAGAGAAAGCGAAAAACAGTGGAGGGGTTTTGGTGGTGGTGGAAGACAGGGGAAATAGAAGTGGGGGTTGCAGAAGGTCGTGGTGAGGCAGTGGCAGACAAACGGGGAATGAGAAGTCTTGTCAAGCCCAGGGGTATGATAAGTTTTGTCAAGCCCAGAAGACTGTCGTTGTGTAAACACACAATATGCTTCAGGCTATGTATTGTGGGGAACAGTTCCTGCCCTAAAAGGTGGTGACATTTAAATTAGGGTAGGATTGTGCATCTGTGATAGAGACTggcacagagacagaaaaagtgGAATTCCTCTACTTTGGGGAGGGGAAAATATACATTAACCTGTTTTGAATCTTAGGCCAAGACCGGGTTTCATACTGCAATAAAATTCTTTGTATCAAACCATGGGATCAAAATTGTTACAGATACTCAGGGAACAGTTCCAatacattcattcatccactcactgACTCCGCAGGGGTCTGAGTGCCTGCACTCGGTGCTGAGCACCGCTGAGCCATACCAGACGCCAAGGAGTTGACAGTCTAGTCAGTCCAGTCAGTGACGGGGTTAAAACGAATTTTCGCATCGTTGCTACAGCGAAGGCACCGGGACAGGATCAGGCCTTCAAATTCTCACACGTGGTCCCTGCAGGTGAGTGTGGGTGTGAGCGCGTGCGGCCCGTGGTGTCTGGGAGTGAGAGAGCACGTGTGTCAGAATGGCGCGTGTCACAGTGCGCGTACAGGTGTCGCCGCGGGACGCCTCTCCATAGCCGCCGGAGCCGGGCTGTACCGATTTGGCGAGGCTTATGTCTCCCGCCCACGCACCGGAGGCGGTGCGGAAAGCACTCCGCGGGCGCGATTGTGAGTGAGCGCGGGCGCGCGCGGgaggggcgggggaggggcgcGCCGCGCTGGCGGGGCCGCGCGCAGGCGCAGAGTGCGGAAGCCGGGCCGCGGCCGCCGCAGAGCGCCGGGGGCGGGAGGAGCGAACGCAGGAGGCCatggccgccgccgccgccggctgCTGAGGGGCTCGGCCCGCGAGCGCCTAGTGCAGCGGACGATGGTGACCGTACGGGCCGGgccgctgccgctgccgctgcctccgcctccccagaAGCAGCATCCGAGGCCCGGCGCAGAAGAGCCGCCGCTGTGAGCCGAGCCGTCCcggcccccgccgccgccgcccgagGAGAACGGGAGGGCGGGCGAGAGAGCCGGGGAGTTGCGGAGCCCGCCCGCCGGCAGCACCGCTCCCCAGGGAGGGAGTCCGCAGCCTGAGGTGACCACGCCGCCCGCCCGGCCCCTTCCCATCCCCGCGCCCCCCGGCCGCTTCCCAcggcctccctcccctcccccatcgcGTCGCAggctccttcctcttctccctgtTCGCTCCTTTCTTTT from Macaca nemestrina isolate mMacNem1 chromosome 6, mMacNem.hap1, whole genome shotgun sequence encodes:
- the C6H9orf50 gene encoding uncharacterized protein C9orf50 homolog, which encodes MGEGREAVGSGRGARGWEGAGRAAWSPQAADSLPGERCCRRAGSATPRLSRPPSRSPRAAAAGAGTARLTAAALLRRASDAASGEAEAAAAAAARPVRSPSSAALGARGPSPSAAGGGGGHGLLRSLLPPPALCGGRGPASALCACARPRQRGAPLPRPSRARPRSLTIAPAECFPHRLRCVGGRHKPRQIGTARLRRLWRGVPRRHLYAHCDTRHSDTRALSLPDTTGRTRSHPHSPAGTTCENLKA